A stretch of the Coprobacillus cateniformis genome encodes the following:
- a CDS encoding ABC transporter permease has protein sequence MWYNFKIEWRRYWKEMFHFKFNLFFANIGLLVLFLGLLDYLDVTDKETVLILLFVWYSATHGFININYIIEEEIMDGTLVHILGTRVSFLRIIFLRSFIQMIYDFIKASIVFSIILCIGDFDYSWLSGMSMILTGTLIIVCIFISYFIGLIIGAMTLKYKKLSAIPNLLYYFVLFFGGITYNISSLPILEFISYLFPFLPLRVIIHGMQNGQIDIQFIGILFIQGLIYLGIGVLLYHLIMKENYRSGSIFYV, from the coding sequence ATGTGGTATAATTTTAAAATAGAATGGCGTAGATATTGGAAAGAAATGTTTCATTTCAAATTTAATTTATTTTTTGCTAATATAGGTTTATTAGTATTGTTTTTAGGATTATTAGATTATTTAGATGTTACAGATAAAGAAACTGTTTTAATTCTATTATTTGTATGGTATAGTGCTACCCATGGTTTTATAAATATAAATTATATTATAGAAGAAGAAATTATGGATGGTACTCTTGTTCATATTCTTGGAACAAGGGTTTCATTTTTGAGAATCATTTTCTTAAGATCATTTATTCAAATGATTTATGATTTTATAAAAGCAAGTATTGTCTTTTCTATAATATTGTGCATAGGTGATTTTGATTATTCTTGGTTGTCTGGGATGTCTATGATATTAACAGGAACGCTTATAATTGTGTGTATATTTATTTCTTATTTTATTGGATTAATTATTGGAGCAATGACTTTGAAATATAAGAAATTATCAGCTATTCCAAATCTTCTTTATTACTTTGTCCTATTTTTTGGAGGCATTACATATAACATTTCATCATTGCCAATCCTTGAATTTATATCATATTTGTTTCCTTTTCTGCCATTGCGAGTTATTATTCATGGAATGCAAAATGGACAAATAGATATACAATTCATTGGAATATTGTTTATACAAGGTCTCATTTACTTAGGAATAGGAGTTCTTCTTTACCATTTGATCATGAAAGAAAATTATAGAAGTGGGAGTATCTTTTATGTTTGA
- a CDS encoding ABC transporter ATP-binding protein produces the protein MNNDTILLENISKSFGEHQIIEDLNIEMTRGEIVSFVGANGTGKSTILKMIAGLIYQDSGNIYVFGINNQKKKNLDLCEFVMESGQGYYGYLSAYENARYFFGLNKIRYQLIEKEFLDLCQRFDFKQHLDKKVDALSQGNRQKLALIVALIIQPEVLLLDEPTNGLDSKSIHILSQVLLEYKQKNMTILMTSHDMSFMKAMNSRTIFIKNRNIALDTSINQYVKEDICIYHMCIADVEYEKFIFQFPQIELTRNETYFEVYVTDIQKNAIILEYDVLEFSKESMDIIDFQKSIEYVV, from the coding sequence ATGAATAATGATACTATTTTACTTGAAAATATCAGCAAGTCATTTGGTGAGCATCAAATTATAGAAGACTTGAATATTGAAATGACAAGGGGAGAGATTGTTTCTTTTGTAGGAGCAAATGGTACTGGGAAGAGTACAATCCTGAAAATGATTGCTGGATTAATATATCAGGACAGTGGAAATATCTATGTTTTTGGTATAAATAATCAAAAGAAAAAGAATTTAGATTTATGTGAATTTGTTATGGAAAGTGGACAAGGATATTATGGATACTTGAGTGCTTATGAGAATGCAAGATATTTTTTTGGACTCAATAAAATACGTTATCAATTGATTGAAAAAGAATTTCTTGACTTATGCCAAAGGTTTGATTTTAAGCAGCATCTTGATAAAAAGGTAGATGCTCTGTCACAGGGGAACAGACAGAAATTAGCACTTATTGTTGCTTTAATTATCCAACCAGAAGTTTTATTATTAGATGAACCAACGAATGGATTAGATTCAAAAAGTATACACATTCTATCACAGGTTTTACTTGAGTATAAGCAAAAAAATATGACAATTCTTATGACATCTCATGATATGTCATTTATGAAGGCGATGAACAGTCGCACAATCTTTATTAAAAATAGAAATATTGCATTAGATACATCAATAAATCAATATGTTAAAGAAGATATTTGCATCTATCATATGTGTATTGCAGATGTAGAGTATGAGAAATTCATTTTCCAATTTCCACAAATAGAATTAACAAGAAATGAAACCTATTTTGAAGTATATGTTACTGATATACAAAAAAATGCCATTATTTTAGAATATGATGTTTTAGAGTTTTCTAAAGAGAGTATGGATATTATAGATTTCCAAAAGAGTATAGAATATGTGGTATAA
- a CDS encoding ATP-binding cassette domain-containing protein, which yields MLELKNINLAFDKPLIKDGHIIIPDERITVLSGKSGCGKSTLLYDIALMTQNAQMNYYFYDYDICSVTLEKKKEFQRSHIAFVFQNIQLIDSMSLFENIQFFAYLSHQEFDEKQAREYLTDLNLFLDDQTDIRKLSGGEKQRLAIVCALMKDTPLIILDEPTAYLDYDNKLKLIDVLILLKEKYHKTILIASHDKLIKEVSDCLYEIEQQKIINRKDTQITHNTIPNPKISSYQNSLNLFYRKILKYNRFQYLTFKILLTLLMTFYCFLSVFFQTYIERLNNTIEELQSTQIIVEANYPLSNDEVKEMKYNEYIQDVQRFIPIETDNGYLLSPYMSSDYFQHYLNQENAHNDQQYYGNYELYRQQKNENIECQLSNYHFTLPIHNYLNEKFEDYRGLSSLSRIIYIPYQEYQNLIKYTDIQLKSSKTFIIQLNDSNDYLNVLKVLMDDYPQLEVSAHSNLLKVIGVSNQLEIFNQLSIGFIIGLFIIAIIILKIFDQYQWRKQAVLLEVNGVSQKKMNNLLLKKELYLLFYPWIISIMIVSGIYWGLDLLDRDVIIHICLLITLAIFFIFIFSYFIYVLIRKAVSNINIIKKF from the coding sequence ATGTTAGAATTAAAAAATATAAATCTTGCATTTGATAAGCCATTAATAAAAGATGGACATATTATCATTCCAGATGAAAGAATAACTGTTCTTTCAGGTAAGAGTGGTTGTGGAAAAAGTACTTTATTATATGATATTGCACTTATGACACAAAATGCTCAAATGAATTATTATTTCTATGACTATGATATCTGTTCAGTAACTTTGGAAAAAAAGAAAGAATTCCAAAGAAGTCATATTGCATTTGTTTTTCAAAATATACAGCTTATTGATAGTATGAGTCTATTTGAGAATATTCAATTTTTTGCATATCTTTCACATCAAGAGTTTGATGAAAAACAGGCTAGAGAATATTTGACTGACCTCAATCTCTTTTTAGATGATCAAACAGACATTAGAAAGTTATCAGGTGGAGAAAAACAGCGTCTTGCGATTGTATGTGCTTTGATGAAAGATACACCATTGATTATTTTAGATGAGCCTACTGCTTATCTTGATTATGATAATAAACTTAAATTAATAGATGTTTTGATTCTCTTAAAAGAAAAGTATCATAAAACTATTCTCATTGCTTCTCACGACAAACTTATTAAAGAGGTAAGTGATTGCCTTTATGAGATTGAACAACAAAAAATTATTAATAGAAAAGATACGCAAATTACGCATAATACTATTCCAAATCCAAAAATATCATCATATCAAAACTCTCTCAATTTATTTTATAGAAAGATATTAAAGTATAATCGATTTCAATATCTTACCTTTAAAATATTACTTACTCTACTCATGACATTTTATTGCTTTTTATCTGTATTCTTCCAAACGTATATAGAAAGATTAAATAATACAATTGAAGAACTACAAAGCACTCAAATAATTGTTGAAGCAAACTATCCATTATCGAATGATGAAGTAAAAGAAATGAAATATAATGAATATATTCAAGATGTTCAAAGATTTATACCTATAGAAACAGATAATGGATATCTCCTATCCCCTTATATGAGTTCTGATTATTTTCAACATTATCTCAATCAGGAAAATGCTCATAATGATCAACAATATTATGGGAATTATGAATTGTATAGGCAACAAAAGAATGAAAATATTGAATGTCAATTATCTAACTATCATTTCACACTTCCAATACATAATTATTTAAACGAGAAGTTTGAAGATTATAGAGGATTATCCTCTTTATCAAGAATTATTTATATTCCCTACCAAGAGTATCAAAACTTAATAAAGTATACAGATATTCAATTAAAATCATCAAAAACATTTATCATTCAACTCAATGACTCTAATGATTATTTAAATGTCTTAAAAGTTCTTATGGATGATTATCCACAATTAGAAGTATCAGCCCATTCAAATCTTTTGAAGGTGATAGGTGTTTCCAATCAATTAGAGATTTTCAATCAATTGAGTATAGGATTTATTATTGGATTATTTATAATCGCTATTATCATTTTAAAAATATTTGATCAATATCAATGGAGAAAGCAAGCGGTTTTGTTGGAGGTTAATGGTGTTTCACAAAAGAAAATGAATAATTTGTTGTTAAAAAAAGAACTTTACTTACTTTTCTATCCTTGGATAATATCGATAATGATAGTGAGTGGTATTTATTGGGGATTAGATTTATTAGATAGAGATGTTATTATTCATATATGCTTATTGATAACATTAGCTATATTCTTTATATTTATATTTTCATACTTTATTTATGTATTGATAAGAAAAGCAGTATCAAATATAAATATTATAAAGAAGTTTTAG
- a CDS encoding ABC transporter ATP-binding protein: MLNISDINISYSNKHIFKNAYVKFYNGNIHAVIGASGSGKTTLIKTILTSQSQITYNEEIVMNKEEFILNHVFYVDQNGSYFENMNIFQHFQFYGELKDKKVEKSIIYKYLQKVGIDKVNLKHSPSQLSIGERKRFLIALALFSQKDIIILDEPTASLDYQSIVRLKKVLSELKDKTIILTTHEGELLEICDVIYEIKDYQIVMKEQHLKNESELVNKQNNHFKPLQYLKYKNKFQWLQQMFLIVIGVFLCIQLGVVFNNEYTLYSGLSGNQYLAEDSMIYFRKRQLYAPHEMYVSGEEWNSIPLEDKEKEAIENISGVLSIYNIGQFSVINPNNTTEAKSVKIISNEQEHIIDENIVIAERPVVKPYFPENNMDKDNKKIFISSQFATEQNIQSGDTVELPLHIPTYQYIYNNESQIYRYISYKQIDMKFDIDEAIDVSKNYKSFDTPYIIYIPYQQYEAILNQYNGDSSGSKPRAENVTAMTYSYDDYVIFAERDKIADVYKDLTELNEDYDVFSQSVFYTEGAQEQFEFQESRVMIIGGIGLLSAIVYAVIFYFQLRSKRRERQQLVYNGVNHSYMRKYLSIETFIHGFSWISLSLLTVVVLGTHYLLLNMIIFMITAIILSLMEQAILYYVLRREKNNLC, translated from the coding sequence ATGTTAAATATTTCAGATATTAATATAAGTTATTCTAATAAACACATTTTTAAAAATGCATATGTTAAATTCTATAATGGAAATATTCATGCAGTTATAGGAGCTAGTGGAAGTGGGAAAACAACACTCATAAAAACTATTCTTACTAGTCAAAGCCAGATAACTTATAATGAAGAAATAGTTATGAATAAGGAAGAGTTTATTTTAAATCATGTTTTTTATGTTGATCAAAATGGAAGTTATTTTGAAAATATGAATATCTTTCAACATTTTCAGTTTTATGGAGAATTGAAGGATAAAAAAGTGGAGAAATCAATAATTTATAAATATCTTCAGAAGGTTGGAATTGATAAGGTGAACCTCAAACATTCACCAAGTCAACTTTCTATTGGAGAAAGAAAAAGGTTTTTAATAGCTTTAGCATTATTCAGTCAAAAAGATATTATTATATTAGATGAACCAACAGCATCTTTAGATTATCAGAGTATTGTTAGATTGAAAAAAGTTTTATCAGAGTTGAAGGATAAAACAATTATATTGACAACACATGAAGGTGAATTGTTAGAAATATGTGATGTTATCTATGAAATTAAAGATTATCAGATTGTAATGAAAGAACAACATTTAAAAAATGAATCTGAATTAGTCAATAAACAAAACAATCATTTTAAACCACTTCAATATCTAAAATATAAAAATAAGTTTCAATGGTTACAACAAATGTTTTTAATTGTCATAGGTGTCTTTTTATGTATTCAGTTAGGCGTTGTGTTTAATAATGAATATACTTTATACAGTGGATTGTCAGGCAATCAATATTTAGCAGAAGATAGTATGATCTATTTTAGGAAACGTCAACTATATGCTCCTCATGAAATGTATGTAAGTGGTGAAGAATGGAATTCGATACCCTTAGAAGATAAAGAAAAAGAAGCAATAGAAAATATTTCAGGAGTGTTATCAATTTATAATATAGGACAGTTTTCAGTAATTAATCCAAATAATACAACAGAAGCCAAAAGCGTTAAAATTATAAGTAATGAGCAAGAACATATTATAGATGAAAATATTGTCATTGCAGAACGCCCTGTTGTTAAACCGTATTTTCCTGAAAATAATATGGATAAAGATAATAAGAAAATCTTTATTTCTTCTCAGTTTGCTACAGAACAAAATATTCAAAGTGGTGATACAGTAGAGTTGCCCCTTCATATACCAACTTATCAATATATCTATAATAATGAAAGTCAAATATATCGATATATATCATATAAACAAATCGATATGAAATTTGATATTGATGAGGCTATAGATGTTAGTAAAAATTATAAAAGCTTTGATACTCCTTATATAATATATATTCCTTATCAGCAGTATGAGGCAATACTTAATCAATATAACGGAGATAGCAGTGGAAGTAAACCTCGTGCAGAAAACGTAACGGCAATGACATACTCATATGATGACTATGTCATCTTTGCAGAAAGAGATAAGATAGCTGATGTATATAAAGATCTAACAGAATTAAATGAAGATTATGATGTTTTTTCACAATCAGTATTCTATACTGAGGGAGCTCAAGAACAATTTGAGTTTCAAGAAAGTAGAGTTATGATTATAGGTGGAATTGGTTTATTAAGTGCTATTGTATATGCAGTCATCTTTTATTTTCAGTTAAGATCTAAGAGAAGAGAAAGACAACAATTAGTATATAATGGGGTTAATCATTCATATATGAGAAAATATTTATCTATTGAAACATTTATTCATGGGTTTTCTTGGATAAGTCTAAGTTTGTTAACTGTTGTTGTATTGGGAACACATTATTTATTGTTAAATATGATTATTTTTATGATTACAGCAATTATTCTTTCTTTAATGGAACAGGCTATATTGTATTATGTATTGCGAAGAGAAAAAAATAATTTATGTTAG
- a CDS encoding IS110 family transposase codes for MNTLFVGIDVSTKNNQVCAVNFNQDVFFNLSFPNNPDGCDLLITSVLAFVDKEKFDSIIIVTESTSIYDYHICAYLSSQLSIVGTSVIIYSVNAKSIANYKKSYIEMEKTDLGDAFLIADFARVGRCKKLRPFKAAQHIALKRLTRERYHLAEQLIREKNYVLNNIYLKVSGLMTLPHKDLPFSDNFSASNTKFLTDYASPFDLAEKPLDEIIEYFKSASQNRCDDYGKIASLFDKAIRSSYRLDKTAYDPITISITASINLIQCIESQIKMVDKAIEKEMKGLYPNGYQSLMSITGIGPVFAAGILSEIGDISYFKSDASLAKYAGFHWKKNDSGNFIADEKHSANSCNKYLKYYITQSTQMSVMHGFDYTTSFYRKKYNEASTHKHRRALVLTSRKLVRLIYVLLRDSKLYVSVSHDTVIE; via the coding sequence ATGAACACTCTCTTTGTAGGTATTGATGTTTCAACCAAAAATAATCAAGTCTGTGCTGTTAACTTTAATCAGGATGTTTTCTTTAATCTCTCTTTTCCAAATAACCCTGATGGATGTGATCTTCTCATTACATCTGTCTTGGCTTTTGTTGATAAAGAAAAGTTCGATTCCATCATCATCGTTACTGAATCAACTTCTATATATGACTATCATATTTGTGCTTATCTTTCATCTCAGCTTTCGATTGTCGGCACTTCTGTCATCATATATTCTGTTAATGCCAAATCCATTGCCAATTATAAGAAGTCTTATATTGAAATGGAAAAAACTGATCTGGGTGATGCTTTTTTGATTGCAGATTTTGCTCGTGTTGGTCGCTGTAAAAAGCTTCGTCCCTTTAAAGCTGCTCAACATATCGCTCTTAAACGTCTCACTCGTGAACGTTATCATTTAGCTGAGCAGCTTATTAGAGAAAAGAATTACGTTCTCAACAATATCTATTTAAAGGTTTCTGGTCTTATGACCCTTCCTCATAAGGATTTGCCTTTCAGTGATAATTTTTCTGCTTCCAACACGAAATTTTTAACTGATTATGCTTCCCCTTTTGATTTGGCTGAAAAACCTTTGGATGAAATCATTGAATATTTCAAATCTGCTTCTCAAAACAGATGTGATGATTATGGTAAAATTGCTTCTCTTTTTGATAAAGCGATTCGTTCTTCCTATAGACTTGATAAAACTGCATATGACCCTATAACTATCTCAATTACTGCTTCTATCAACCTGATTCAATGCATTGAATCTCAAATCAAGATGGTTGATAAGGCCATTGAGAAGGAAATGAAAGGTCTTTATCCTAACGGATATCAATCTCTGATGTCTATAACAGGTATCGGACCTGTCTTTGCAGCAGGTATACTTTCTGAAATTGGTGATATTTCCTATTTCAAAAGTGATGCTTCATTGGCTAAATATGCCGGTTTCCATTGGAAGAAGAATGACTCGGGCAATTTTATTGCTGATGAAAAACATTCAGCGAATTCATGTAATAAATATTTAAAATATTACATAACTCAATCCACACAGATGTCAGTGATGCATGGCTTTGATTATACGACTTCTTTTTATCGTAAGAAGTATAACGAAGCCTCTACACACAAGCATCGTAGAGCACTCGTCCTTACATCAAGAAAACTAGTTCGTTTAATTTATGTCTTGCTACGTGACAGTAAATTATACGTTTCTGTGTCTCATGACACAGTCATTGAGTAA
- a CDS encoding ATP-binding cassette domain-containing protein — translation MVLVLENITKKYNNQILFDNVNLDIQKYGLYYINGESGSGKTTLLSIIGGYEGFEEGKRRVDNSLSFAYIFQNFELIQQLTISENISLYQKLSNDENPNKDVIIEQLGLNELLDHFPHELSHGQQQRVAIARALMQNTDVILCDEPTESLDNDNKEIVMKLLKKLSINHIVIVVSHDQELMKNYYDCQYQIMNHVLKLVEDKNVCEYFTYPLKISERINNKYLLKVINKITLKRNCFYYGLILFFTLFIFISMRANLQLLDKTNIDIKSLNDHTIYVTETSLNGAQRYIQEADDYRKVYAFENQVAFEEKTINLKIHSLPKEYHKLNFIAGDDSQEQGIIINQFAAQKIQEATSMSFQDMIGKTITLKLGVNYTVKEFNFPISGIVEEYSELYTTQLYYPYETVVNELKHTYINESNSDLYTYYHTQYNQGYELFYDLDKNTQDIYQQLQKSYGIICMNDLLEITNIQNHYADLIQFIFQGIIYLLIGVIIVFISFFAFQDYRKQAGNFAIINALNISLAKIERNYVYMNRLLFIITMTVAILLVQPLYSIFLFILTMFVNLEIYNQTQSFILNEVIMSIVFFVIYTCMLYMSIRRYHHKSMSAIMKENKDM, via the coding sequence ATGGTATTAGTACTAGAAAACATAACTAAGAAATATAATAATCAAATATTGTTTGATAATGTAAATTTAGATATTCAAAAATATGGTTTATATTATATTAATGGAGAAAGTGGAAGCGGAAAAACAACCCTTTTATCTATTATTGGTGGATATGAAGGATTTGAAGAAGGTAAGAGAAGAGTTGATAATTCTCTTTCTTTTGCGTATATATTTCAAAACTTTGAACTCATTCAACAATTAACAATATCAGAAAATATTTCTTTATACCAAAAATTAAGCAATGATGAAAATCCTAATAAAGATGTAATTATAGAACAATTAGGATTAAATGAACTTCTTGACCATTTTCCACATGAACTTTCTCATGGACAACAACAGAGGGTTGCTATTGCAAGAGCACTTATGCAAAATACTGATGTTATACTATGTGATGAGCCCACTGAATCTTTAGATAATGATAATAAAGAAATTGTTATGAAACTTTTAAAAAAACTTTCAATAAATCATATTGTAATTGTTGTATCACATGATCAAGAACTCATGAAAAACTATTATGATTGCCAATATCAAATTATGAATCATGTCTTAAAACTTGTAGAAGATAAAAATGTTTGTGAGTATTTTACATATCCATTAAAAATATCAGAACGTATCAATAACAAATATCTTTTAAAGGTAATTAATAAAATCACATTAAAAAGAAATTGTTTTTATTATGGTCTCATATTATTTTTTACATTATTTATTTTTATAAGTATGAGAGCGAATTTACAACTTCTGGATAAAACAAATATAGATATAAAATCTTTAAATGATCATACGATTTATGTTACAGAAACAAGTTTAAATGGTGCACAAAGATATATTCAAGAAGCAGATGATTATCGCAAGGTTTATGCATTTGAAAATCAAGTTGCATTTGAAGAAAAAACTATCAATTTAAAAATACATTCACTTCCTAAGGAGTATCATAAGTTGAATTTCATTGCAGGTGATGATTCTCAAGAGCAGGGTATTATTATTAATCAATTTGCTGCTCAAAAAATTCAAGAAGCAACAAGTATGAGTTTTCAAGATATGATAGGAAAAACAATAACGTTAAAACTTGGAGTAAATTATACTGTTAAAGAATTTAATTTTCCCATATCTGGAATTGTAGAAGAATACAGTGAACTATATACGACCCAGTTATATTATCCTTACGAGACAGTTGTAAATGAACTTAAACACACATATATTAATGAATCAAATAGTGATTTATATACTTATTATCATACTCAATATAATCAAGGATATGAATTGTTTTATGATCTAGATAAGAATACTCAAGATATATATCAACAGTTACAAAAAAGTTATGGGATTATTTGTATGAATGATTTATTAGAAATTACGAATATCCAAAATCATTACGCAGATCTCATCCAATTCATATTTCAGGGTATTATTTATTTACTTATTGGGGTTATTATTGTCTTTATAAGTTTTTTTGCATTCCAGGATTATAGGAAGCAAGCTGGTAATTTTGCCATTATAAATGCTCTTAATATTTCATTAGCAAAAATTGAAAGAAATTATGTTTATATGAACAGGTTACTATTTATAATAACAATGACAGTAGCTATATTATTAGTACAACCATTATATTCCATTTTTTTATTTATTTTAACTATGTTTGTAAACCTAGAAATATATAACCAGACACAAAGTTTTATTTTAAATGAAGTGATTATGAGTATTGTGTTTTTTGTGATTTACACTTGCATGTTATATATGAGTATCAGGAGATATCATCATAAAAGTATGTCAGCAATCATGAAGGAAAATAAGGATATGTAA